The genome window AGTTAAATAGCATACTAAGGGGTTAATAGGGTGTTCAGATCTACTTAACAGGTCATTAACGGCATTAAGCTTTAAGTGAAAACTTAGATACCAACTGGAACATGGTGCTGTACTTTACTTTATCTCTATTATATAGGTAGTAGCCGAAAAGGTTGGCTGTTTCTTCCTATATTTTTCTGAGAGAATATAGTTAAGCCTTAATAAGTCGGTTATACGTTTTATAAATTATGAAGGATAGAATTGTTTGATTAAATAATTGAATTTAAAGCATAAAACTTGTACAAAAAATATAAGAACCTTAAGAATGAATCATCGTTAAAGAGCCTGATAAATTTGTACATAACCTACAGTGCGTATGCCACACCCTTACTATTGCCGGCTGTATCGCCTATTACTATTTCTTTTTATTTTACCTGCCACATGTATTACTGCTTATGGTTCCGGAAACCAAAGAGAGAATAATGCGAGCCCTTTTATATTAATTGCCTCTCAAGCCTTTGTTGTACATTCTGTTACTACTGTTGCTTTAGATGCCCCTGTTTTGGAAGCCAAACCATCGTTGGTAGGAGCTATAACTTTAAAATGGACACCGGTAGCCAATGCCACTGGCTATGTTCTGGAAAAATCAAATACTGGAGATGCGTCTACTTTTTCGCCTCTTAAATCATTCGGGGCTTCTGAAAACTACTACCGGCATACCGGGCTATACTATAATCAGAAAGTATTTTACAGAGTAAAAGCAGTAGGCGCCGGAGATGCTTCACCTTATAGTGCTGTTGCCAGTGCTACAACCAATGCACAGAACAAAGTATTTAGCATAATGCCACTTGGAGATTCAAATACCGAAGGCGGAGCCAGTACTGTGCCTGCCGATCAGATGGCTTCTTACCGTGCTAAACTGGAGAAACTTCTGAACGGAACAGCTGCTAAGGATAACTATGATTTTGTTGGTAGTGAGCAATCCGGAAGCGCTTATCTGAGTGATCTGGATCATGCAGGTATGGGTGGAGCCCGCAACGAAGACATTGTAACACTTATCCGGAATGGATTTTATAAACGCTGGTATGATAACAAGAACATGGGGCTTGACTATACTGCCAATTACCTGCAAGTCTTTAAACCTGATGTGATTTTGCTGCACATAGGTACTAATGATATTGATAACAATGGAGTTGATAATTCTCAGGTTACGGTAAATGAGCTTGAAATTATACTGAATGAGATTGATAAGTATGAAGCGAGCTCCGGGAAAGAAGTAACTGTAGTGCTGGCTAAAATCATAAAGTCTCTTTGTAATGGCGATGACTGCTTTAAAAGCAGCAGCGGGACCAAAAATGACATTATAGAGCTCTATAATAATAAGATGGAAACTCTTGCTAACAGGCGTATTGCTGCCGGCGACAGGCTGGAATTTGTTGACATGGGGGACGCCGGAATTATCTATAACTATGTTCCTGCGGGGGGCGATATGGCTGACAGGCTGCACCCTGCAATGCCAGGCTATGATAAGATGGCAACAGTATGGTTTCCTGTGTTAGACAGGTTATTAAATGTGCAGCCCCCGGCACCAGATACACAGGCACCTGAAACCAGCATTGCCACTAAGCCTGCAGCGCAGTCTAACAGTAAAACAGCCACGTTTAGCTTTACTAGTAATGAAGCAGATGTAGTATACCAGGTAAGCCTGGATAATGCTCCCTTTACAAATGTGTCATCTCCTTACACGTTAAATAACCTGGCAGAAGGTGCACACACGATTAAGGTAAGAGCTTTTGACAAAGCCAATAATTTTGATCTTACGCCAGCTACCTATACCTGGACAATAGATACGCAGGCTCCTGCAGCACCAGTTGTTTTAGCACCCTCAGAAGATGCCTTACTAAATTCGAATAAACCTACCATAAGTGGTACCGCAGAAGCAGGATCTATAATAAAAGTATCTGAGGGAAATTCTCAGATTGGTGCTGCTACAACCGGAGCAGATGGTAAATGGAGCTTTGTACCCGGTACTGCAATGGCAGAGGGTTTACATCAGCTTACAGCTAAAGCCACAGATGCTGCCGGAAATAGTAGCAGTAGCAGTGCGGTCAGAAGCTTTTCTATCGATTCGAAAGCTCCGGAAACTATAATAGTTAGCAATCCACCGGCTTTAACTAATAACAAGGCAGCCGAATTTAAATATTCAAGTAACGAAACAGGGGTTACTTACCAGGCCGGCCTGGATGGTGCAGCCTTCGCAACCGTAACTAATCCGGTTACATTTAATAATTTAAGTGAAGGAGCGCATACTTTAAAAGTGAGAGCTGTTGATGCTGCTGGTAACACTGATGATACACCTGCCACGTATACCTGGACAGTGGATACAACACCACCTGCGCCACCAGTTATACTTGCCATCTCCGAAGATCGTGGTTCTTCTTCCACCGATCAGATCACTTCTGATAATACACTGAAACTTAAAGGCAGCGCCGAAGCAGGGGCTAAAGTAAGTATAACATTGGAAGGGAAAGGACAAGTAGGAACTGTAGCAGCTAATGCATCTGGTAACTGGGAGTTTAACTACGAAGCAACTGCGTTAGCCGACGGGAAACAGATATTTACAGCTACAGCATCAGATGCAATGGATAATACCAGTGTTGCAAGTGAGCGATTTACCGTTTCTGTAGATCAGGTTGCTCCGGAAGTTGCACTTACTACCACTGCCGCTTCACCAACCAATGCACCATTCGATATTAAAATCAGCTTTAACGAACCTGTTTATGGGCTTGCCTTAGCAGATTTTACTGTAACAAACGGTAATGCAAGTAATCTGGTAACGATAGATGCAGCTACCTATACTGTTAAGATAACACCAACCACAGACGGTAAAGTAACAGCGCAACTGTCTGCTGGCAAAGTGATGGACCTTGCAGGAAATAGCAATACAGCTTCGTCAGTTCTGGAGGTTACAGTTGATATTACAAAGCCAACAGTTGCCCTTAATACTGATGCTGCTGCAGTTGTAAATACAGCGTTTGAGGTAACTATAAATTTTAATGAAGAGGTAACCGGGTTTGAGGTAAATGATGTAACTGTTTCTAACGGAACTGCTTCCGGTTTTACGAAAGTAAATGATACGAACTATAGTGTCTTAATCCAGCCAACTGCACAGGGCGAGGTTTCTGTAAGTATAGCAGCCGATAAAGCTCAGGATGCAGCTAAAAATGGAAATCAACAGTCTAATACCATTAAAAAGGTATATGACGCTGTTGCACCTGCCGGTTATACTATAGCGTTCGCTACAGATCAGGTTAACATTAAAAACCAAGGCAATATTAGTTTAACAGTAAGCGGTGCAGAAATTAACGCAACTTATACTTATACTATAACCAGCAGCAATGGAGGAGAGCAGCTAACCGGTACCGGTAAAGTATCTGAGGCCTCTTTTACCATACCGTCTCTTAATCTGTCAGGGCTGAATGATGGGACCTTAACCGTAGCTTTATACCTTACGGATGCAGTAGGCAACAAAGGTGTGGGGGCAACGGCGCAAGTTCAGAAAGTAACCAAGGACATCGTAATAGTAGCGACTTCTGAATTGATAAAAGTGCCTTTTAATACGGATTTCAGTAAAGTGCCATTCCCCCAGAAGGTAAAGGTTACTTATTCTACCGGCCAGGAAGATTACCTGACTGTTACATGGCAGCCTGGAAACTATAATGCAAAAGTACCCGCGCAGTATACGTTAACAGGTAAACTGGAACTGGCTCCGAACACTACAAATTTCAGTAACAAAACAGGACAGGTTATAGTGGAGGTACAGCCAAACTTACCTCCAACTATGCTCAGCCTTAATACTACTCAATTTAAACCAAATGCAGAGCCAACAGAGTCTATAGGTACATTCTCTACCCAGGACCCTGATGATACTGACTTTACTTATACTTTGGTGACCGGTGAGGGTGATGATCAGAATAGCTATTTCTCTATCAGCAACAACCAATTATACCTTAATTCTAACCGAGGTTTATCTGGTATTACCACTTTTAACATAAGAGTATTAAGCAAGGACCCTTATAACAACACCATCGAGAAGGCTTTTGTACTTACCAAGTCAGCTTACCAGGAGAAAATTGAGCTTGTAAATGCCTTCTCCCCGGATGGAGACGGAATTAATGATACCTGGACCGTGCCGGAGCTTCGCTTCTTTAATGAAGTGGAAATTACTGTGATGGATAAGGCTGGTGTACAATTATACCACAGCACAGATCCGGAGAAAGGATGGGACGGTAAAGGCCGTAACGGGCAGGTGCAACAAGGGCCATACTTTTATATCATACAGGTAAAAGATATTAACCTGGTGCAAAAAGGGGTTGTAACTGTCTTAAAATAGATTTCAATGAAAAAGCATATACTACTTCTTTTAATTTTACTTACTACACTGGCGGCTTCTGCACAAAACAGGAAGTATGTCGGTAACTTTTCGCAGCTAAGGCAATTTTATAATCCGTCGCTAACAGGGCAGGATGGCAGCCAGTTTAAAACGCTGTACCGCAACCAGTGGACAGGGTATGAGGATGCTCCCAAAACAATATTTGCTTCCGCAGAATTTAACCTGAACGATTTAAAGAAAAGCAAAGGCTACCAGTTAAATACTACAGCAAACGACCAGGAAGTGCTTTATGGAATCGGGTTGCTACTGCTCCGCGAATCGTTCGGCCCCTACAGCGAAACACAGGTAAATGTGAGTTACGGATCTGGCGTGCGTTTATCAGACAAGTATAAATTACTCTGGGGATCGGCCATAACCTATACTTCGCTTGCATTAGATGGCAATAAGTTAACCGTAGACCAGGAAAATGATCCGAAGTATAGCAAGGTATTAGGGCAAAACAGCAGGTCTGGTAAAATGGATCTGAACCTGGGTATTACGTTGTCTTCAGAAAACTTTTATGTTGGGTATTCCATGAAGGATGTTACGCAGGGGAAGATGGTTACCTCCGGCGAAGAATTTATAGCTGATATGTACGCCCGTAAGCATATAGGCACTACAGGTTTCAGAACTGGAATAACTGAAGACGTCGGTATTATATTGAACGCTCTATATCAATATGATAAAGTAACAGAAGGAACTATAGAGGGGCAACTAAAGGCCGCTTATCAGAATATTTTCTGGGTAGGGGGCGGCTATCGGAATAATCTGGCTTTTAATGTTACATCCGGACTGAGATTAAACAAACTGCAGATCAGTTACCTGTACGAAACACCTGTTGCAGATGCCACCACCATTGATAAACCGACTAACGAGATCACGCTTGCATATCTGTTAAAACCACGTACAAATCAGGCACATAACCCGCGTGTACTTATTTGGTAATCAGCCGTAAAGCAATTATAAGATTTGGGTTTTACCACAGGAGTTATCAAAGCTATACTTTGAAAATAAGCGACTGTAACTGGTTTCTAGTTCAAACTATCCTAAAAGTAAAGCATTGGTTCCTGGTAGGGAATCTCAGGTGCATTAAAGAACTAATCCGGTAAGGTAAACCAACAAATCCAATCTCCGTAATATAAGCAGTTTCCAATAAATAGGATTCTGAATACTTTAAACATGCACTACATGTCAGGCACTACAGAGGAGTATATTATACCTGTTTGCCTGTAACTCTAAGTTTATACTTTACAGGAAGTGCTGGTTATACTTCCGACACAAAGAAGTTACCCTTTACAAAGTAGCCATCTTACTTATGATATATAATTACAGTTACGCTTACGTAAGTAAACTGACACATAATATAGAGTTCAAAACGTTTTTTACACAGCTAATTAAAGGCGGGTGTAAGAGCAGTTTTGTTGCCATTGCTGCCGCTTTCTTCTTATTGCTTGCCATTCCGGCTTCAGCGCAATGCCCACCAAACCTAGTTCACTATTTTCCTTTAGATGAAACTACTCCCGGTTCTTATACCGATAAGATAAAGGCTATAGAAGCGACCTGTACAGATTGCCCTGCACCTGCATCCAGCTTATTTGCTGGTGGCCAGAAATTTAATGGTACCAACGATGCCATAACAATTAATGATGTAGCAGGCTTTGAGTGGGGTCACTACGATAGTTTTACCATTGAGCTATGGGTGCAGGTATCCGGAACAGCTTCTAAAAACCGTGTAATAATGGGTCGAAGTGCTACCGATTCTCAGATGAGCTGGTGGGTAGGTGTGGATACAGAAGGGTATGCTGTATTTGAGTTGTACGATATGAAGCGTAAAGGCTTTAAAATTGAGAAGGTTGGTAAAAAGATAAACGATGGCAAGTGGCACCACATAGTAGTAATGCGCCATGGCACACACTTGCGTAACAAGCTCTACATTGACGGCTACAGGGCTGCTGATTTCAGATATGAGTATTCTGATAATTTTTACAGCGCATCACCCGTAACTATAGGCTGGCATAAACTGGATAATGGTTATCATTTTTCAGGCTCATTAGATGAAATAATGGTTTACAACAGAGCCCTGGAAGAAAATGAAGTAAGAGCTCGCTATAATAATGGCGCAAGTGTGTACTGTGGCACAGAAAATATTCCGCCAGTTATAACTTCAGAACCTATAACATTTGGTACTGTAGGACAACCTTATACCTACGATGTACAGGCAATCGGGAAACCTGCTCCAGTTTATACTTTAGTTCAGAGCCCACAGGGTATGGGTATTAACAGCACCACAGGAGAAATTACCTGGAACCCTACAACTGCAGGGAAATTCAGAGTAACTGTGAAGGTTGCGAACAGCAGCGGAGAAGTACAGCAGTCATTTGATATTTCAATTAAAAACGGGATGGGTGAAAGTGCTGGTATAATTCATCACTGGATGTTGCATGAAGTTAGTGGAGTGCGATACAAAGATTTCTATACTCCTTATGATGCTGTAAGTGATGAAGCAGCCAGACCTGCGCCAACTGCCGGTGTTATATCTGGAGGGCAGCGGTTCAATGGTACAACTACAGGACTGGATGTAAGTAACAGTTCCAATTTTAACTGGAACCCGAATGAGAGCTTTAGTATGGAACTCTGGGTACGAACAGCTACATCTTCTGGGAACAACAGAGTGCTTTTAGGCAGGCAAGCTGCTGATTCGGAAATGCACTGGTGGATTGGTATTGATCCACAGGGATATGCCGGATTCCAGTTACTTGACATTTTATGGCAGGGCACTTTTGTAGGTAAAAGTGGGCCGAAACTTAACGATGGTAAATGGCACCAGGTAGTAGCTGTAAGAGATGGTGGCGCCAATGCAACTAGGCTTTATGTTGATGGCGAGCGAGTAGCAGAAGCAAGCTTTAATTATGCTAACACCTTTGCATCAGAGTCACCGGTTACAATTGGTTACTTAAATCAACAAATAAAATACCGTTTTGATGGCGATCTGGATGAGGTAAAACTTTTTGGCCGAGCATTAACTGATGCCGAGATACAAGAACGCTACGAAACTATATATGATGGTATTGTTGAACTTGTAAAGTTTGATGGCAGATATGAGAACAAAACTGTAATCCTAGATTGGGAAACCCAGACAGAAGATGAGTTATCTCATTTTGTAATTGAACGCTCTGAAAATGGAGTAGACTTTACTGAGATAGGCACTGTGGAGGCCAAAGGCAATAGTACGACTTTATTGGCTTATACTTTTACAGACGCTAAGCCTATAAACGGAACAGGATACTACAGACTCCGGATCGTTAAAATGAATAATGCCTTTACTTACTCTCATATTGTTACGATACATGCTGGTAGGGCAACTTCTTCTCTTTTCTATGTTTATCCTAATCCGGTTCAAGGTGGCGAAGTAAATGTTGAAGTTGATAGTTTGGTTCCTGATGAACGAGTTGTTTACATCCTATCAAGTATGACTGGCAAGACAATAGGCACTGAAGAGATGCAGGTAAACTCAGAAGGTATATTAAACTTTAAAATTAATGTACCTGAGCATTTAAGTGCCGGCATCTATATCATATCAATTGTTTCGAATACCAAAACGATCAGCAGAAAGTTAGTGCTCGTCGACTAAGCACTTAATAAGTATTGGGTGCATTTACTGTAATGTAAGTTTATAGGCCTCTCTATGGCTTATTTCAAATGTTGCTTTTATTAAAGTTTAACAAATATCATTTAGTGTCATATAAATTTTAATTATAACTGTAGTTATGAATGAACTTTACAAGTCAGGGCGTGAACCTTCTTTTATCAATAAAATACGATGTGCAAATGGTAAGTATGAGTCCATGTTTGGTAAATACAAATCGTTAGCTGTTGCTGGTTTACTTGCAATATTTACTTTTTGTAATAATTTATCCGGATATGCGCAATTATCATCTGTTGGCTTGCCAAGTGGATTTGTAGAGGAGCAGATTGGAGGAGAATGGAACATGGCTGTTGGCTTGAAATTCTCCAAAGATGGTAAGCGGTTATACGTATGGGAGAAATCAGGTAAAGTATGGATAGTGGAGAATGGGGAGAAGCAACCAACTCCACTTATTGATATTAGTGAAGAGGTTGGCGACTGGGGTGACCATGGTTTACTTGGATTCGAAATTGACCCAAACTTTGAAACAAATGGGTACATCTACCTGCTGTACGTAGTAGACCGTCATCACCTGATGAATTTTGGTACTGGTAACTATAACGCATCTGCCAATGACTATAGAAGTGCTACCATAGGCCGTGTTACCCGTTTCACAGCTACAGGAAATACTAAAAACACAGTTAACTTAGCAAGCCGAAAAGTTTTGCTTGGAGAAACCCATCAGACTGGCTTGCCTATACTTTACGAATCACACGGCGTCGGATCTCTTGTATTTGGTGAGGATGGCTCCTTATTGCTTGCAATAGGTGATGGTGCTACTTCCGGCGGTCTGGATTATGGTTATATAGAGGGAGACACTTTTGAGCACCGGCCAAAGGACACTTATGCTAAACAAGCACTGGCAGATGGTATTATTACACAAAAGCAAAATATCGGGGCTTACCGTTCACAGCAAATTGAATCACTAAATGGTAAAATACTCCGTATTGATCCTGCTACAGGTAGAGGCTTGCCTAATAATCCATTTTACGAGTCTGCTAATCCTAACTCAGCTGCCTCAAAAGTATGGACGCTGGGTTTAAGAAATCCTTTTCGTTTTTCAATTAAGCCGGGTACAGGCAGTGCATCCATGCCGGGTGTAATTTACACGAGCGACACTGGCTGGAATACACGTGAAGAAATAAATATTGTGACCGGCCCTGGACAAAATTTGGGATGGCCTCTATACGAAGGTTTAGAACCGGAAATCAACTACATGAGCAGAGATATGTTCAATACTTCTGCTCCAAACCCATTATATGGAAAGAATGGTTGTGCAAGGGAGTTTTTTACATATCAGGAACTATTGCTGCAGCCAAAGCGCACAGAACAGCCATATTTCGGTAACTTCTGCGATTGGAATCAGAAGATTCCGGATAACATCAGGAAGTTTGTGCACACTCGTGCTGCAATAGAGTGGGGGAATGGTGAAGGGGGTGTATCCAGAACACCAACTTTTAATGGAGAAGATGCAGCTATAGCATTAATTGGTGCAGCAAACTCTCCTGTAACAGGTCCACAATTTTATGGCAGCTCAGCCACGGGTGGTGTCTGGTACACCGGTAATGATTTTCCAGCCGAATACAAGAATACCTACTTCTTCGGTGACTACGGTGCTGCCTGGATAAAAAATGCATCTTTTGATGCAACAAACGCTCCTAAATCTGTTCGAAATTTCAAGAATAACGATGCTATAGTAGTTGCTTT of Pontibacter deserti contains these proteins:
- a CDS encoding PorP/SprF family type IX secretion system membrane protein is translated as MKKHILLLLILLTTLAASAQNRKYVGNFSQLRQFYNPSLTGQDGSQFKTLYRNQWTGYEDAPKTIFASAEFNLNDLKKSKGYQLNTTANDQEVLYGIGLLLLRESFGPYSETQVNVSYGSGVRLSDKYKLLWGSAITYTSLALDGNKLTVDQENDPKYSKVLGQNSRSGKMDLNLGITLSSENFYVGYSMKDVTQGKMVTSGEEFIADMYARKHIGTTGFRTGITEDVGIILNALYQYDKVTEGTIEGQLKAAYQNIFWVGGGYRNNLAFNVTSGLRLNKLQISYLYETPVADATTIDKPTNEITLAYLLKPRTNQAHNPRVLIW
- a CDS encoding Ig-like domain-containing protein, which gives rise to MEAKPSLVGAITLKWTPVANATGYVLEKSNTGDASTFSPLKSFGASENYYRHTGLYYNQKVFYRVKAVGAGDASPYSAVASATTNAQNKVFSIMPLGDSNTEGGASTVPADQMASYRAKLEKLLNGTAAKDNYDFVGSEQSGSAYLSDLDHAGMGGARNEDIVTLIRNGFYKRWYDNKNMGLDYTANYLQVFKPDVILLHIGTNDIDNNGVDNSQVTVNELEIILNEIDKYEASSGKEVTVVLAKIIKSLCNGDDCFKSSSGTKNDIIELYNNKMETLANRRIAAGDRLEFVDMGDAGIIYNYVPAGGDMADRLHPAMPGYDKMATVWFPVLDRLLNVQPPAPDTQAPETSIATKPAAQSNSKTATFSFTSNEADVVYQVSLDNAPFTNVSSPYTLNNLAEGAHTIKVRAFDKANNFDLTPATYTWTIDTQAPAAPVVLAPSEDALLNSNKPTISGTAEAGSIIKVSEGNSQIGAATTGADGKWSFVPGTAMAEGLHQLTAKATDAAGNSSSSSAVRSFSIDSKAPETIIVSNPPALTNNKAAEFKYSSNETGVTYQAGLDGAAFATVTNPVTFNNLSEGAHTLKVRAVDAAGNTDDTPATYTWTVDTTPPAPPVILAISEDRGSSSTDQITSDNTLKLKGSAEAGAKVSITLEGKGQVGTVAANASGNWEFNYEATALADGKQIFTATASDAMDNTSVASERFTVSVDQVAPEVALTTTAASPTNAPFDIKISFNEPVYGLALADFTVTNGNASNLVTIDAATYTVKITPTTDGKVTAQLSAGKVMDLAGNSNTASSVLEVTVDITKPTVALNTDAAAVVNTAFEVTINFNEEVTGFEVNDVTVSNGTASGFTKVNDTNYSVLIQPTAQGEVSVSIAADKAQDAAKNGNQQSNTIKKVYDAVAPAGYTIAFATDQVNIKNQGNISLTVSGAEINATYTYTITSSNGGEQLTGTGKVSEASFTIPSLNLSGLNDGTLTVALYLTDAVGNKGVGATAQVQKVTKDIVIVATSELIKVPFNTDFSKVPFPQKVKVTYSTGQEDYLTVTWQPGNYNAKVPAQYTLTGKLELAPNTTNFSNKTGQVIVEVQPNLPPTMLSLNTTQFKPNAEPTESIGTFSTQDPDDTDFTYTLVTGEGDDQNSYFSISNNQLYLNSNRGLSGITTFNIRVLSKDPYNNTIEKAFVLTKSAYQEKIELVNAFSPDGDGINDTWTVPELRFFNEVEITVMDKAGVQLYHSTDPEKGWDGKGRNGQVQQGPYFYIIQVKDINLVQKGVVTVLK
- a CDS encoding LamG-like jellyroll fold domain-containing protein yields the protein MIYNYSYAYVSKLTHNIEFKTFFTQLIKGGCKSSFVAIAAAFFLLLAIPASAQCPPNLVHYFPLDETTPGSYTDKIKAIEATCTDCPAPASSLFAGGQKFNGTNDAITINDVAGFEWGHYDSFTIELWVQVSGTASKNRVIMGRSATDSQMSWWVGVDTEGYAVFELYDMKRKGFKIEKVGKKINDGKWHHIVVMRHGTHLRNKLYIDGYRAADFRYEYSDNFYSASPVTIGWHKLDNGYHFSGSLDEIMVYNRALEENEVRARYNNGASVYCGTENIPPVITSEPITFGTVGQPYTYDVQAIGKPAPVYTLVQSPQGMGINSTTGEITWNPTTAGKFRVTVKVANSSGEVQQSFDISIKNGMGESAGIIHHWMLHEVSGVRYKDFYTPYDAVSDEAARPAPTAGVISGGQRFNGTTTGLDVSNSSNFNWNPNESFSMELWVRTATSSGNNRVLLGRQAADSEMHWWIGIDPQGYAGFQLLDILWQGTFVGKSGPKLNDGKWHQVVAVRDGGANATRLYVDGERVAEASFNYANTFASESPVTIGYLNQQIKYRFDGDLDEVKLFGRALTDAEIQERYETIYDGIVELVKFDGRYENKTVILDWETQTEDELSHFVIERSENGVDFTEIGTVEAKGNSTTLLAYTFTDAKPINGTGYYRLRIVKMNNAFTYSHIVTIHAGRATSSLFYVYPNPVQGGEVNVEVDSLVPDERVVYILSSMTGKTIGTEEMQVNSEGILNFKINVPEHLSAGIYIISIVSNTKTISRKLVLVD